In Saimiri boliviensis isolate mSaiBol1 chromosome 12, mSaiBol1.pri, whole genome shotgun sequence, one genomic interval encodes:
- the SHISA9 gene encoding protein shisa-9 isoform X3, translating to MCGPRRLAAPGSSLGSFGRASRGGRSGSSGSRVAEPGLGDTMRRVLRLLLGCFLTELCARVCRAQERAGHGQLAQLGGVLLLAGGNRSGAASGEASEGAEASDAPPTRAPTPDFCRGYFDVMGQWDPPFNCSSGDFIFCCGTCGFRFCCTFKKRRLNQSTCTNYDTPLWLNTGKPPARKDDPLHDPTKDKTNLIVYIICGVVAVMVLVGIFTKLGLEKAHRPQREHMSRLYDNLLFTEAQISFQEDEPAAGEWSVGLQTWMV from the exons ATGTGCGGCCCGCGGCGGCTCGCAGCCCCCGGCAGCAGCCTCGGCAGCTTCGGCCGCGCCTCGAGAGGCGGCCGCAGCGGCTCCAGCGGCAGCCGAGTGGCCGAGCCCGGGCTGGGAGACACGATGCGCCGCGTCCTCCGGCTGCTCCTCGGCTGCTTCCTCACCGAGCTGTGCGCCCGCGTGTGCCGGGCGCAGGAGCGAGCGGGGCACGGGCAGCTGGCGCAACTGGGCGGCGTGTTGCTGCTGGCGGGGGGCAACCGCTCCGGGGCCGCCTCGGGAGAGGCCAGCGAGGGCGCCGAGGCATCGGACGCGCCTCCGACCCGGGCGCCCACACCGGACTTCTGCCGGGGTTACTTCGATGTCATGGGCCAGTGGGACCCGCCATTCAACTGCAGCTCGGGCGACTTCATCTTCTGCTGCGGGACTTGTGGCTTCCGGTTCTGCTGCACATTTAAGAAGCGGCGACTGAACCAAAGCACCTGCACCAACTACGACACGCCGCTCTGGCTCAACACCGGCAAGCCCCCCGCCCGCAAGGACGACCCCTTGCACGACCCCACCAAGGACAAGACCAACCTGATCGTCTACATCATCTGCGGGGTGGTGGCCGTCATGGTGCTCGTGGGCATCTTCACCAAGCTGGGGCTGGAGAAAGCGCACCGGCCCCAAAGGGAGCACATGTCCAG GCTCTATGACAATCTGCTGTTTACGGAGGCACAGATTTCTTTCCAAGAGGATGAACCTGCCGCTGGTGAGTGGAGTGTTGGACTTCAAACCTGGATGGTCTGA